Proteins co-encoded in one Bombus pyrosoma isolate SC7728 linkage group LG4, ASM1482585v1, whole genome shotgun sequence genomic window:
- the LOC122567137 gene encoding probable phosphoserine aminotransferase, which translates to MSNISENKVINFGAGPGKLPEQVLKQVQQELLAYGNTQISILELSHRSAEFKSVIENAQATLREILHVPDNYKILFMQGGGTGIFAAVPLNMMATDTADYLVTGTWSAKAAKEAAKYGKVNLVLPQTTKYTEVPDPSTWNLDPNASYVYYCANETIHGIEFNYIPETNGVPLVVDMSSNILTRPFDVSKFAVIFAGAQKNIGPAGVTLVIVRDDVLGHASKFCPIMFDFTVMAADNSIHNTPPVFQIYVVGLVFKWIKEHGGVEGMEKLAIAKSQKIYDVINKSNGFYSCPVKSDVRSRMNVPFRIGKNNEQLEKEFLSGASTRGMLQLKGHRLVGGIRASIYNAVTVEEVEVLAKYMMWFYEKYNKN; encoded by the exons ATGAGTAATATTTCAGAGAACAAAGTGATTAATTTTGGTGCCGGACCAGGCAAACTTCCGGAACAG GTATTAAAACAAGTACAACAAGAATTGCTCGCCTATGGTAATACTCAAATCAGTATTTTGGAATTGAGTCATAGATCAGCTGAGTTCAAAAGCGTTATTGAAAATGCACAAGCAACGTTGCGAGAAATACT GCACGTACCcgacaattataaaattctgtttatGCAAGGGGGTGGTACAGGTATATTTGCCGCTGTTCCTTTAAATATGATGGCAACTGATACCGCAGACTACTTAGTAACTG GCACATGGTCGGCCAAAGCGGCTAAAGAAGCGGCCAAGTATGGCAAAGTGAATTTGGTCTTGCCACAAACTACGAAATACACGGAAGTTCCTGACCCATCTACTTGGAACCTGGATCCCAATGCGTCTTATGTTTACTATTGTGCAAATGAAACAATTCACG GAATCGAGTTTAATTATATCCCTGAAACGAACGGAGTACCACTGGTCGTTGATATGTCATCGAATATACTTACAAGACCTTTCGACGTTTCGAAA TTTGCTGTAATATTTGCTGGCGCACAGAAAAACATCGGTCCGGCTGGTGTGACTCTCGTGATAGTGAGAGATGATGTTCTCGGTCATGCTTCGAAGTTCTGTCCAATAATGTTCGATTTCACTGTTATGGCAGCTGATAACTCTATACATAATACACCACCGGTATTTCA aATATATGTAGTTGGGCTAGTTTTCAAATGGATCAAAGAACACGGTGGTGTTGAGGGGATGGAGAAACTGGCAATTGCTAAGAGTCAAAAGATATACGACGTGATCAACAAATCAAATGGTTTCTATTCATGTCCAGTTAAATCCGACGTAAGGAGTAGAATGAATGTGCCATTTAGGATAGGCAAAAACAATgaacaattagaaaaagagTTTCTATCCGGTGCGAGTACACGCGGAATGCTTCAATTGAAAGGTCACAG attAGTAGGTGGAATTCGAGCGTCTATATATAATGCTGTTACTGTAGAGGAAGTAGAAGTATTAGCAAAATATATGATGTGgttctatgaaaaatataataaaaattag
- the LOC122567139 gene encoding zinc finger protein 830 yields MSLKRKLTQDDLRKAMSEHKKKIGAVKKIESPLAKYTDAGQLMCILCKTVVRSEAVWPVHLNSKTHKENIILAKKTKLETNPTKVQTFKRPTSPLQESSTNKKIKGILKNSTQSVQVPSSLPSDFFDNPKQVNCNIPSSTPIITQQSENDKEPVHEKDLKNVDVEEEKEKERSKDTNQPPLPEGFFDDPVLDAKVRNVEYKNPIEEEWEKFQKEIKEEAAQSAQIIADDQEEATTERQLDEIEEQIRHWSRVMDLVKRKEQVQATDRKQKNTDEDVSSEDEVDFDEFLDWRAKNSYK; encoded by the exons atgtCACTCAAAAGGAAATTAACACAAGATGACTTACGTAAAGCTATGAGTGaacacaaaaagaaaataggagctgttaaaaaaattgaatcgcCGCTGGCAAA ATATACAGATGCAGGACAACTTATGtgtattttatgcaaaacCGTTGTACGCAGCGAGGCAGTTTGGCCAGTACATTTAAACTCAAAGACTCATAAGGAAAATATCATATTAGCAAAGAAAACAAAACTAGAAACGAATCCTACAAAAGTTCAAACGTTTAAGAGGCCTACATCTCCTTTACAAGAATCAtcaacaaataagaaaataaagggtatattaaaaaattctacacaGTCAGTACAAGTACCATCAAGTTTACCATCAGATTTCTTTGATAATCCTAAACAAGTCAATTGCAATATACCATCAAGTACTCCTATAATAACACAACAATCTGAGAATGATAAAGAACCTGTACAtgaaaaagatttgaaaaatgtagatgtagaggaggaaaaagaaaaagagagaagcaaAGATACAAATCAACCACCTCTTCCAGAAGGATTTTTTGATGATCCAGTTTTAGATGCTAAA GTGCGTaacgtagaatataaaaatcctaTAGAAGAGGAATGGGAGAAGTTccagaaagaaattaaagaggAAGCGGCACAGTCTGCACAAATTATTGCAGATGACCAAGAAGAAGCTACAACAGAAAGACAATTAGATGAAATAGAGGAACAAATAAGACATTGGTCTAG GGTAATGGATCTTGTAAAACGTAAGGAACAGGTGCAGGCTACTgacagaaaacaaaaaaatacagaTGAAGATGTATCCAGCGAAGACGAAGTCGATTTCGATGAATTCCTCGATTGGAGGGCcaaaaattcttataaatga
- the LOC122567141 gene encoding guanosine-3',5'-bis(diphosphate) 3'-pyrophosphohydrolase MESH1, giving the protein MENDISVPCVNHDPLTVVGSCKLCSRELTNAELLSIVIKCANFAAIKHKDQRRKDENETPYINHPIGVANILVQEGNIHDPVVIIAALLHDTVEDTDTTFEEIETQFGTEVCNIVKELTDDKSLPKAERKRLQIENAPKCSHKAKLIKLADKLYNLRDLQKAIPVGWSEDRVKEYFKWAKAVVDGCRRTNFNLERELDLIFAKKVSQDRESCTCKRPLIS; this is encoded by the exons ATGGAGAATGATATTTCTGTACCATGTGTCAATCACGATCCATTGACTGTAGTCGGATCTTGCAAATTATGTTCCAGAGAATTGACTAATGCAGAATTGTTATCAATAGTAATCAAATGTGCCAATTTTGCAGCAATAAAACACAAGGATCAGAGGAGAAAGGATGAAAACGAAACACCATATATAAATCACCCAATag gaGTAGCAAATATTTTGGTACAAGAAGGCAATATTCATGATCCTGTTGTAATTATAGCAGCTCTTTTACATGATACTGTAGAAGATACTGATACTACATTTGAAGAGATAGAAACTCAATTTGGTACAGAGGTTTGTAACATTGTTAAGGAACTAACCGATGATAAAAGCTTACCAAAAGCAGAACGTAAAAGATTACAAATAGAGAATGCCCCTAAATGCAGTCACAAAGCTAAATTGATAAAGCTAGCagataaattgtataatttaagaGATCTTCAAAAAGCTATACCAGTTGGTTGGTCAGAAGATAGAGTAAAAGAATACTTTAAG tGGGCCAAAGCTGTGGTTGATGGATGTCGTAGAACTAATTTTAATCTAGAAAGAGAGCTAGATCTAATATTTGCAAAGAAGGTATCCCAAGATAGAGAAAGTTGCACATGTAAAAGGCCATTGATATCATAa